One genomic region from Kamptonema formosum PCC 6407 encodes:
- a CDS encoding WD40 domain-containing protein codes for MKSTQTSKSKRHRGYILTPAGAKKLQNRISELEAKTGVTYNPSKISEQSQLISAQGLHLTTVRKILRGTSGTDESSLRLVFQVLGIEMAAQDYTQPGIEEVVAFVGDGNSRQCQDDWGEAIDVSLFYGRESELESLIQWIKNDNCRLVMLLGMGGIGKTALSVKLGEKLQDHFDFLIWRSLHNAPPLEELLPQIIQFLSQQQETAANLPKTISGQISRLCHYLREQRCLLIIDNLETLLKSGSPAGRYREGYQDYGELFRQIAEISHQSCLVLTSREKPQGIASIEGESLPVRSWHLKGLSDSEAEKIFIAKGVQSNTIQVSILTELYQGNPLALKIVATSIQELFVGNIAEFLTQGTTVFNGIRSLLEQQFERLSPLEQQILYWLAINREPVNFAKLRADIVPLVSVGRLLETLEFIGWRSLIETQTARSGQLLTLQPAVMEYVSNRFSEQVCTEIRAVAESGKLCNLNLFKHHALIKAESQEFIRSSQVNSILQPIIDELLTSFGTRENLISALTIILSYLHSDSLSTPGYTAGNLLNLLVNLQADLSAIDFSGLTIWQAYLQGVNLRRVNFEKANLGKSVFSETFANIYSVAFSPDGGKIATGHADGEVRLWQVEDGKLLFRSLGHTGAVWSLSFSPDGETLASGSFDWTIRLWALPNGELRQTLQGHGDWVWAIAFNPDGQLLASCSSDRTIKLWDINGNCIKTLEGHTDSINAIAFNPDGKTFATGSNDRTIRIWRVDTFECHQILQGSDSQISAIAFSPDGDILATCDTQTIKLWDVKTGECRHTIANNLTFVWSIVFSPDGQTFIGGDGKVIKFWHIETGECWQTLSGFSSQVWSVAFSTDGQIIAASDKQSLRLWQVGEKDDVAEFHTIQSYTNSVWSVAISQNLAPGAIPNASLAIACGGASGTVTLWDIETHQCLKTLHRHQKSVRSVAFSPNGETLASAGEDKTIWLWEVNTGRVKTPLLGHTGCVWSVAFSPDGRILASGSSDRTIRLWDINTSRTLKILSDHESWVLSVTFDPNGKFLASSSADQTIRLWDINTGECLKTLFGHQGLIWSVTFDRDGKTLASASEDTTIKVWDIETGECQQTLEGHKSLVWSIASSPDGKLLASTSADQTVRIWDSLTGQCVKVLESHGSNLWSVAFAKNSKTLASGSNDETVKVWDVETGECLDTLRPERIYEGMNITGVTGLTEAQKATLKALGAREEGARG; via the coding sequence GTGAAATCAACACAAACTTCTAAATCTAAGCGCCATCGCGGTTATATTCTCACTCCTGCGGGAGCGAAGAAGCTACAAAACCGGATTAGCGAATTAGAGGCTAAAACTGGTGTCACCTATAACCCCTCAAAAATTTCGGAACAGTCGCAATTAATTAGCGCTCAAGGTTTGCATTTAACGACAGTCAGAAAAATTTTGCGAGGGACAAGCGGCACAGATGAAAGTTCTCTACGCCTCGTTTTCCAGGTGTTAGGGATTGAAATGGCAGCACAGGATTACACGCAGCCGGGAATTGAAGAGGTAGTTGCTTTTGTGGGTGATGGTAACAGTAGACAATGCCAAGATGATTGGGGAGAAGCAATTGATGTTTCCCTATTTTATGGTAGAGAATCAGAACTAGAAAGCCTTATACAGTGGATAAAAAATGATAATTGCCGATTAGTGATGCTATTAGGAATGGGAGGGATTGGCAAAACAGCACTCTCAGTAAAATTAGGAGAAAAACTTCAAGATCATTTTGACTTTTTAATCTGGCGCTCGCTCCATAATGCTCCACCTTTAGAAGAACTCCTCCCCCAAATCATCCAATTCCTTTCTCAACAGCAAGAAACAGCAGCAAATTTACCCAAAACAATTAGCGGTCAAATTTCCCGGCTATGCCATTATCTGCGCGAACAGCGTTGCTTGCTAATTATTGATAATTTAGAAACACTTTTAAAATCAGGTTCTCCAGCCGGGAGATATCGCGAAGGCTATCAAGATTATGGCGAATTATTTAGACAGATAGCAGAAATTTCTCACCAAAGTTGCCTAGTATTAACCAGTCGAGAAAAACCCCAGGGCATTGCTTCTATAGAAGGCGAATCTTTGCCAGTTCGCTCTTGGCATTTAAAAGGTTTATCCGACTCGGAAGCCGAAAAAATTTTTATAGCTAAAGGCGTACAGAGTAACACGATTCAAGTCAGCATATTGACTGAATTATATCAGGGAAATCCATTAGCCTTAAAAATTGTCGCTACTTCTATTCAGGAATTATTTGTCGGTAATATTGCCGAATTTCTGACTCAAGGTACGACAGTTTTTAACGGCATTCGCAGTCTTTTAGAACAGCAGTTTGAACGTTTGTCTCCTTTAGAACAGCAAATTCTTTACTGGTTAGCAATTAACCGAGAACCTGTGAATTTTGCCAAACTTCGCGCTGATATTGTCCCCCTGGTATCGGTGGGAAGACTTTTAGAAACTTTAGAATTTATCGGTTGGCGTTCTCTAATCGAAACTCAGACAGCTAGATCGGGTCAACTTTTGACTTTACAACCTGCGGTGATGGAATATGTAAGCAACCGCTTCTCTGAGCAAGTTTGTACAGAAATTCGTGCCGTTGCTGAGTCAGGAAAACTCTGCAATCTTAACTTGTTTAAGCATCATGCTTTAATCAAAGCTGAATCTCAAGAGTTTATCCGTTCTTCCCAAGTGAATTCGATTCTCCAGCCGATAATTGACGAATTATTAACGAGTTTTGGCACGCGGGAAAATTTGATTTCTGCTCTGACAATTATTCTTTCCTATTTGCATTCTGATTCTTTATCAACTCCCGGCTATACCGCTGGTAATTTACTCAATTTACTTGTGAATTTACAAGCGGATTTAAGTGCGATTGATTTTTCTGGCTTGACGATTTGGCAAGCTTACCTGCAAGGGGTGAATTTGCGCCGAGTTAACTTTGAAAAAGCAAATTTAGGGAAGTCAGTTTTTAGCGAAACTTTTGCTAATATTTACAGCGTTGCTTTCAGTCCAGATGGAGGAAAGATTGCGACGGGACACGCAGATGGAGAGGTGCGTTTGTGGCAAGTTGAAGATGGGAAACTGTTGTTTCGATCGCTAGGCCATACCGGTGCAGTTTGGTCTTTAAGCTTTTCCCCCGATGGCGAAACCTTGGCTTCCGGTAGCTTTGACTGGACAATTCGACTGTGGGCCCTGCCAAATGGAGAATTGCGCCAAACTTTGCAAGGTCATGGAGATTGGGTATGGGCGATCGCATTTAACCCAGACGGTCAATTGTTGGCTAGTTGTAGTAGCGATCGCACGATCAAACTCTGGGATATCAACGGAAACTGCATCAAAACTCTAGAGGGACACACCGATAGCATCAATGCCATTGCCTTCAACCCCGACGGCAAAACCTTCGCCACAGGTAGTAACGATCGAACTATCAGAATTTGGCGAGTTGATACATTTGAGTGTCACCAAATTCTCCAAGGTAGCGATAGTCAAATTTCCGCGATCGCCTTTAGTCCTGATGGCGATATCCTTGCCACCTGCGACACTCAAACCATCAAACTCTGGGATGTCAAAACTGGAGAATGTCGTCACACCATTGCCAACAACCTAACTTTTGTTTGGTCTATCGTCTTTAGTCCCGATGGTCAAACCTTCATCGGAGGTGATGGCAAAGTTATCAAATTTTGGCATATTGAAACTGGAGAATGTTGGCAAACTCTCTCAGGATTTAGCAGTCAAGTTTGGTCAGTAGCGTTCAGTACCGATGGGCAAATTATTGCCGCCAGCGACAAGCAAAGCTTGCGTTTATGGCAAGTAGGTGAAAAAGATGATGTCGCTGAGTTTCACACTATCCAAAGTTATACAAATTCAGTTTGGTCGGTTGCCATTAGCCAGAATTTAGCACCAGGCGCGATCCCTAATGCCAGCCTAGCGATCGCCTGTGGCGGCGCAAGCGGAACAGTAACTCTGTGGGACATAGAAACCCACCAATGTCTCAAAACCCTCCACCGCCACCAGAAATCAGTTCGCAGCGTAGCATTTAGTCCCAACGGCGAAACCCTAGCTAGCGCAGGGGAAGACAAAACAATTTGGCTTTGGGAAGTAAATACTGGTCGGGTAAAAACGCCCCTTTTGGGACATACAGGTTGCGTTTGGTCAGTAGCCTTTAGTCCCGATGGTAGGATTTTAGCTAGCGGAAGTAGCGATCGCACAATTCGGCTGTGGGATATCAACACCAGCCGCACTCTAAAAATTCTCTCAGACCATGAAAGTTGGGTTTTATCCGTAACCTTTGACCCCAATGGCAAGTTTTTGGCCAGTAGCAGCGCCGACCAAACAATTCGACTTTGGGATATCAACACTGGTGAATGTCTAAAAACCCTGTTCGGACATCAAGGTTTAATTTGGTCAGTCACCTTCGATCGCGATGGGAAAACCCTAGCCAGCGCTAGCGAAGATACCACCATCAAAGTTTGGGATATCGAAACTGGGGAATGCCAGCAAACCTTAGAAGGACATAAGAGTTTAGTGTGGTCGATCGCCTCTAGTCCTGACGGTAAACTACTCGCAAGCACTAGCGCTGACCAAACAGTAAGAATTTGGGACAGCCTTACGGGTCAATGCGTCAAGGTATTAGAGAGTCACGGTAGCAACCTTTGGTCTGTGGCCTTCGCCAAAAACAGTAAAACTCTCGCCAGTGGTAGCAATGATGAAACTGTAAAGGTTTGGGATGTGGAAACGGGAGAATGCTTGGATACGCTGAGGCCCGAAAGGATTTATGAAGGGATGAATATTACCGGAGTTACGGGACTGACAGAAGCTCAAAAGGCGACGTTGAAAGCCTTGGGGGCTAGGGAAGAAGGGGCTAGGGGCTAG
- a CDS encoding two-component system response regulator: MNENKNYLKSVEILIVDDSPANLRLLSSLLIQQGYNVRKAISGQAALRAAEVVIPDLILLDAIMPHMDGYEVCQRLKSNPKTAQIPVIFLSFLTENEERVKAFKFGCCDYINKPFSLDEILIKIEKQLNLKAAREEIMQMNAEFKQEAKEYQIQLEVANAKLKMALRDRLTNLPNRASFIESLETAINRAKIDSDYRFFVLSLDCDRFKIINNSLGYHIGDELLTAVARRLEADLSPDDIFARLGDDEFAILLPDRQDISTATKVASEIIKKLTFPFHLQGYEVFVSASIGIASGSREYSQPEHILRDADSALNRAKEKGKARYQIFDSTMREKASQFLQLETDLRKAIIKKEFCVHYQPIIDLKTGKIAGVEALLRWQHPTRGLIYPADFIPIAEETGLITPIGNWVLGESCRQLRLWQIAGIAGESFSVSVNFSAHQFAQADLIEQIDAILAETQLNPQCLKLEITESAIIENTQSAALIIQQLRARQIQLSLDDFGMGYSSLSYLNSFPVNTLKVDKSFVQRLDGNSENLGLVPAIMCIARTMGMNVIAEGIETTQQLDQLRNLNCHFSQGYLFSRPLEAQKVVELIASAPQW; encoded by the coding sequence ATGAACGAGAATAAAAATTACCTCAAATCGGTAGAAATCCTGATCGTTGATGACTCGCCAGCCAACTTGCGCTTACTTTCTTCATTACTAATACAGCAGGGTTACAACGTTCGCAAAGCTATTAGCGGACAAGCAGCATTAAGAGCCGCAGAAGTAGTAATTCCCGATTTAATCTTATTAGATGCTATCATGCCACACATGGATGGATATGAGGTTTGTCAGCGATTGAAGTCAAATCCAAAAACAGCACAAATACCTGTGATATTCTTGAGTTTTTTGACTGAAAATGAAGAAAGAGTAAAAGCATTTAAATTTGGATGTTGTGATTATATTAATAAACCCTTCAGTTTAGATGAAATCCTGATAAAAATTGAAAAACAACTAAATTTGAAGGCAGCAAGAGAGGAAATTATGCAAATGAATGCTGAATTTAAACAAGAAGCAAAAGAATATCAAATCCAGCTAGAAGTTGCCAATGCCAAACTAAAAATGGCATTGCGCGATCGGCTCACCAACTTGCCAAACCGAGCATCATTTATTGAGTCTCTAGAAACAGCTATAAATCGTGCAAAAATAGATTCAGACTATCGATTTTTCGTGCTATCTCTCGACTGCGATCGCTTTAAAATCATCAATAATTCTCTCGGCTATCACATCGGAGACGAACTGCTAACCGCCGTTGCCCGCCGCTTAGAAGCTGATTTAAGTCCCGATGACATTTTTGCACGGTTAGGAGATGACGAATTCGCTATTTTACTCCCCGATAGACAAGATATCAGCACTGCCACAAAAGTTGCTAGCGAAATCATAAAAAAACTTACTTTTCCCTTTCACTTGCAAGGATATGAAGTATTTGTCAGCGCCAGCATTGGCATTGCTTCAGGCAGCAGAGAATATAGTCAGCCAGAACATATCCTGCGAGATGCCGATAGCGCCTTAAACCGCGCCAAAGAAAAGGGAAAAGCCCGCTATCAAATTTTTGATAGCACTATGCGCGAGAAAGCTTCCCAATTTTTACAGTTAGAAACAGACCTGCGAAAAGCCATCATCAAAAAAGAATTTTGCGTACACTACCAACCAATTATTGACCTTAAAACTGGAAAAATTGCGGGAGTAGAAGCACTGCTGCGTTGGCAGCATCCCACCAGAGGTTTAATTTATCCAGCAGACTTCATTCCCATAGCAGAAGAAACAGGTTTAATTACTCCGATTGGCAATTGGGTATTAGGAGAATCTTGTCGTCAGTTACGCCTATGGCAAATAGCAGGAATTGCCGGAGAGTCCTTCAGCGTCAGCGTCAATTTTTCAGCACACCAATTTGCCCAAGCAGACTTAATTGAGCAAATTGATGCAATTCTCGCCGAAACACAACTTAACCCTCAGTGCTTAAAACTCGAAATTACTGAAAGTGCCATCATAGAAAACACCCAATCGGCTGCACTCATTATCCAACAATTAAGAGCAAGGCAAATTCAGTTAAGCCTCGATGATTTTGGCATGGGATATTCTTCTCTGAGTTATCTCAACTCATTTCCTGTCAATACTCTGAAAGTTGACAAATCCTTTGTGCAACGCTTAGACGGTAATTCAGAAAATTTAGGACTGGTTCCAGCAATTATGTGTATTGCCAGGACAATGGGAATGAACGTAATCGCTGAAGGCATAGAAACGACTCAACAACTAGACCAACTCAGAAATTTAAACTGCCACTTCAGCCAAGGATATTTATTTTCTAGACCTTTGGAGGCGCAAAAAGTAGTAGAGTTGATTGCTTCTGCTCCTCAGTGGTGA